aatgaggagctgatgccaggggcttaagtggagagcaaatgttttgagaatgatgagggcaatgaatgtacaaatgtgccttacacaatggatggatgtatggattgtgataagatggatgtatggattgttataggagcccctaataaaacaatataaaaatgatttttatgatCAAACCACCATTTTTGCTACTGTGACATGTAAAAGATCTGTGACTTAAATACTTTAACATATTGTCATTCGTTTTCCCTTTTgatgcatttttaatttgttctagtaccTTATCTTTTACTTGCTTTAGGACTGAGGTCTTTCTGGggtctttgttgttgctgttttttgtttggtatgattctctttatatgaaatccatagAGGCCaaccaacaaaactcactgccactgagccgatgtcagctcatagcaaccctgcagacaTAGcacacctgcccctgtgagtttctgagactgtaaatctttataggagtagaaatcctcatgtgtctcctgtggagctgctggtggttttgaactgccgaccttgcagttagcagcctaaagtgTAACCACTGTGAAACCAGGGCTTCTTAATCTATAAGGatggtaactagattaatagcccCTTAGGGcaatggcaggggaggttagggCGTAACGGGAGGCAATAATATtacgtacaagaatgaagaaaatgttcattGCTCTGGACCAGAATCAGAACCAACCTGATGACAGTGTTTGTTTTGGTCTCTGGTGTCCTCTGGAGATGGAGCCGATAGTAACTACTCCATCATAAGTCACTTTGATGGGGAGGCGGTGGGGAttacttcaaaaattttgtggaaaaatggaatgaaaagtgtCCATTaaccttttgaagtcccctcagatAACACTATCTATCCAGCATGGCCCGctctgctttctactcctgtaaagcattacagactcagaagcacacagggccagttctaccctgtcctgcaggttgctgtgagtcggaactgactcagtcccagtgagtttgctttgttgttgttgtgttttggagAGCTCTCTAATGAAACTTTCCTAGCCATTTTTCCTGCAAAAACTTTGGCCAAAACACTCTCAGATAAGTAGATGCTATCCTCCTTTGACCCTCCAAACAGACGACAGGTAAAATGTTGATCATCCCCCCAAAAACATTGCCATGACTGCTTTTGCTTTGGCTGGACTGCTTCCACCTCTTAGTGGCCATTGCTTTGTCTCTGGGTTGTGCTAGTAACACCATTCTTCACCTCCTGTTACAATCTTTCAAGAAATGCTTCAGGATTTTGACTTTACTTGGTTAAGATTCCCAGTGGAAGCTCTGCTACTGTCTGCAGCCGACGGTACAACAGTGTGGCACCCATCAAGTGGGAAGTTTGtttaactttaatttttcagtcagaattgagTAAGTTGAACCAGTTGAGATGTCTTGGGTGTTGGCTACTATTCATGTTACTTTTTGTTCTCTTcaattaattttttattcttcAGCACAATCTTGTCCTCTTAAAAAatgatttgtaggccactggacatccccttacagaaggatctcggggaggagatgagccagtcagggtgcgatgtagcaacgatgaaacatacaactttcctctagttcctaaatgcttcctcctcccccactatcatgatcccaattctaccttacgaatctcgctagaccagaggatgtacactggtacagataggaactggagacacagggaatccagggaggatgatcccttcaggatcagtggtgagagtgaggataccgggagggtggaggaagggtggggtggaaagggggaacagattacagggatctacatataacctcctccctgggggatggaccacagaaaagcaggtgaagggagacatcagacaatgtaagatatgacaaaataataatttacaaattagtaagagtttatgagggagggggagcagggaaggaggggtaaaatgaggacctgatgccaggggcttagtggagagcaaatgttttgagactgatgagggcaatgaatgtacaaatgtgcttgacacaacagatggatgtatggattgtgataagaattgtatgaacccccaataaaatgattaaaaataggtGGAGACCAaaacacatcaatttcaataaaTATGAAGGACAACCAGATCACTAGGAAAATGTGGATTTGAACAACACTACAAATCAAGTAGAGCAGATAGCCATGCAAAAACCTCACACACATTTTGCTCCAGCACACAAGGGATATTCTCTAAGAGAGACCACTTTTAGGTCACAAAACAAGTCTTCACTgttttaaaaagattaaaatcATGCAAATCATCAGTTCCCATTACAATGGAAGAAAGGCAGAAATCAGTAATAGAAGGAACATTGGGAACTCAACAACCTGCAGGCATTAAACATTCTGAAACCACCAGTTTGTAAAAGACCCCGcaagagaaatggaaaaatgaCTTGAGGTGAATCAAAGGGAGCACACAGCATTCCAAGACTTTGGGGATTCAGCTAAAACAGTGCTAAGAAGGAAATGTGTCGCTATAGTCCAATCCCAAATCAATAACCTAactgaagaaggaatcagctacCCACTTTgaaggaagtagccgctgaaaaccttatgcaaagCATGGAATCACCCAACTACCCTCATcttaagaggagccctggtggtgaagtagtTACGAGTCAACCACCTAGATCcacaggttggcggtttgaaaccaccagtcgctctgtgggagaaagatgaggcttggaaagacagacttggaaactcacaggggaagttctgcctgCCTTAtgaatcaccatgagttggaatcgatttgatGTCGGTGAGTTTTTAGTGAGACTCACCATGAAATAAAAAGCCTACTCACTGCTGTTGGGTCCATTCTGGCTCAGTGTCGCGAGAGGACAGAGCCGAactgtttctgaggctgcaaatcttttttCAAATTTTAATTAGTTGTAATTTTTTTAGTtggaatttaatacatatatcattccatatttcaatcctgTCAGGTGGGATTGTACaatgctaccaaaatcagtttccaaccattctgTTTCTACGTGGACtgcttgacatcatctccttttaacacccccccccactatgccctcccccaccccgaacCCCTTatgctacttgctgtccctataggttcatcaatcttgggtttctTATACCAAAAAGTGGAAAAGCATATAGACCGcacatctttaaaggagcagaaagcgcaacctttctccggtggagtggctggagttttgaaccgctgaccttgcggttagcagctcaggGTGTAATGCATGCTGGTGTCCGTGGCAGCACTATGCACAATAGCTGAGAGGAGCAAAACCCCAGTGCTCCTCGAGAGATGAGTGGAAGGAGCACACAAGGCGCGCGCACACAGTGAGAGTCACTGTGTCCAGAGGGGGACAGTTCTGACACCTGCCACAGTGATGGACCTTCGGAGCATCAATGCAACACGTCACACAGAAGACAAACCTACCAGGAGTCCACTTACTCCTTCACAGGGCATTCTTAGGGATATAAAGCAAAACAGTGGCTCCCAGGggctggggagaaagggagagggacTTCGTGTTCAATGAGCACCGAGTTTCCATTCGGAATGATGGGAATGTTCTAGAATACCGGTGATGGTTGCACCCTGCCATGAAGCGCTTAATCGCACTGAATTGTGCCCTTAAGACTGAAGTCATGCATTTTATGTTTTATATAGTTtaccacaattttaaaatgtgcatgGGGTGGGGAGTAGGCTAGTTTGGTGGAAGCTACAGCCTGATTCCAACATTTTTAGGgaaattgagtagattccaacaaaAGGGTCAATAACCGCCAATACAGTCGACGAACACAGTTGGAAGGCTTATGCTAACAGACACCACGAGCTATTGAGCTACTGTCTAAGGAGGGGCCGTGGGGGTGCTGTCTGGTCAGCCTTGGGCTGTGTGATACACAAGGttgcaggttcaaacccaccagctgctccagcgtACAATGACGAGGCGATCTGGTTCCAttatagatttacagcctcgcaAACCTCacataggggtgctatgagtctgaatcgccTTGCTGGCAGCAGACACGGTTTGGGGTTTAATCCTGTAGACACTGCGGCACTGACGGACAAAGTTGTCTTAGTTCTACCCAGGAGCTACCACCACACGCAGGTCTATCTTGGCATGAGCGTGCGACTGAGTGTCTTAGTCTCCGTGCTTTATATCCACCCGCCAGGAGCCTGTtggtccctgtggggtcccctACATCACCTGCTCAGGGCCTGGCTCAGAGTGGGCACCAGGGAATTCTTGTGCATGAACATCTGAACAGGACGGACGGTGGAGGCtcctgagctgggaggcagagcctACGAATCGGTTGGAGGGTGCCGCTCTAGCCCTAACGGCACAGAAGGCCCAGCCTGGGTGAGGGCCAAAGGCAGGGCTGGTACCCGGGTCCTATCACCTGTAGATGGAGGCCAGGGGGCAGGTGAGCCATATGTCGTCAGTCCACTTGCTGGGCTGGTAAACGTCGAAGATGAAGTAAGGCTGATGCTCTTCCTGGATGTGGTCGCAGGGTACCAGGCAGGCCTCCACCTGGAGTTCGGGCCGCAGGCGGCTGGACTGCACCTTCTCCGTTCGCAGATAGAGCCTGCAGGGCACGGCGTTTTCCTGAGGCTCCTCGAGGTAGCAGTAGCCCAGGCGCTTGTGTTCCCCCGGCGCCCCACAGCGGTTACAGTCCTGCCAGGGCGCCCAGTGGGTGAAGACGAGGACCCTGCCGTCCAGGTCCAGCGTCTCGTTCTGCAGGGGCTCTTGACCCAGGTCTTTGTGTGTGACATGAAGGTTGGAGACGTCCTGGAAGTCTATCTCGTACTCCACCACGAGAGCGTTGTCACGATCCTGGCAGCTGTAGAGGCCGGTCTGGGAGGCCTGGGGGTTGGTCAGCTGCAGGCTGCCCGCGGGCAGTTTCTTTACGTtgggcagcaaggagagcagaatGGCTTCCTTCTCCAGGAGGGAGGAGAAGTACCAGAGGGGGTTGGGGTGGTCACACTGCAGGACCACATCATTCCCCGAGAGTAAGGCCAGTCGGCACAGAGTCTTGTAGGCACAGCTGATTAAGATCTGGGCACCCAGAGTGCGCAGAGAAAGGCCCAGGAGCCACAGGGTGGCCCCCATGGTGGACTCCTGCCCCAGCAAGCCTGGGCATTGTGAGGTCATCCACAGAACTCGGTCTCAGCCTGACCGGTGGAAGGAACGTGCGGTCCCATCCACGACCGTCAACAGCCTGGTGCAGGTTAAAAACACACGcaagtaactcactgccatcgaatccgtgCTGAGTCAGTGTGAGCCTGTTGGACAAGGCTGACCctaaggcctgtctttctccctctaagctgctggtggttaggaactgccaaccttgtggatcgcagcccagcgtgtaaccactaccccaccagggcttctgatgaGAACCCGCCAAAACTTGGATACATTTGGGTAGGTCACCGGGGCGAAAATCTCTACCCACAGGAGCGGGGCCCCCAAAGAGCCAAGGGACTCGCCCTGCACACTCCTCATATCTCATGACGGAGGGGGATGAGATGACTGAGGCCCACCAGGAAGTGGAAGAAGGGGAGAGATACAGCAAGCAGGGATCTGAACCTCTTCTCCAATCCAGCGAGCAGACAGGAAGGTGTTCCTCTGGGGTTGTTGAGTCGCAGTCGACTCAACGCAGTGAGAATATTTGGGGTTGATTTTGAATCTTGCAGCtaggagccctggggtgggggtgggggggcttggaTGACACCTGGGGTTGCTacccgcaaagtcagcagtttgaaaccaccggtcaCGCTgatgagaaaggcaaggctttctactcccatgaaaagttcCAGTCTGCAGCCTGTGGGTGAGAAGGGGTCTTTGGATGTCTGAACTTCGGATGGGGACGGACAGCCTCCCAAACTATCTGGGCCATTTCCTGAACATGGTGTGAGCTCTGTGAGACATTGCGGTGAATTGGGGAACCCTGAAACCTGGGGCAGGAGcgtggggggcgtgggggataCCCGTGGGGCTGCCCGCCTCAAGGCCAGCAGCTGGAAACtagattcttggaaacccacaggggcagttctaccccgtcctacaggcTCTCTGTGAG
The sequence above is drawn from the Tenrec ecaudatus isolate mTenEca1 chromosome 18, mTenEca1.hap1, whole genome shotgun sequence genome and encodes:
- the LOC142431651 gene encoding protein FAM187B-like codes for the protein MGATLWLLGLSLRTLGAQILISCAYKTLCRLALLSGNDVVLQCDHPNPLWYFSSLLEKEAILLSLLPNVKKLPAGSLQLTNPQASQTGLYSCQDRDNALVVEYEIDFQDVSNLHVTHKDLGQEPLQNETLDLDGRVLVFTHWAPWQDCNRCGAPGEHKRLGYCYLEEPQENAVPCRLYLRTEKVQSSRLRPELQVEACLVPCDHIQEEHQPYFIFDVYQPSKWTDDIWLTCPLASIYR